The genomic stretch GCGAACTCGAGACCCTCGAGGAGCTCCGGGAGCGCCGCGAGGCCCTTCAGGAGCGCGCGGCGGCGCTCGACTCCCTCCACGAGGAAGCCGAGCAGCTCCAGGGGATGTACGCCCAGCTGCGCTCGGAACTGCGCCAGCGAAACGTCGACCAGCTCGAACGCATGCTCAACGAGACGTTCGATCTGGTCTATCAGAACGACGCGTACGCGAAGCTCGAACTCACGGGCAAGTACGAGCTCACCGTCTACCAGAAGGACGGTTCACCCCTCGCGCCCGAGCAGCTTTCGGGCGGCGAGCGCGCGCTGTTCAACCTCTCGCTTCGCTGTGCGATCTACCGCCTGCTTGCCGAGGGGATCGAGGGTGGCGCGCCGATGCCCCCGCTCATTCTCGACGAGCCGACGGTCTTCCTGGATTCGGGCCACGTCTCGAAGCTCGTCGACCTCGTCGAGTCGATGCGCCGACTCGGCGTCGAGCAGATCGTCGTCGTGAGCCACGACGACGATCTGGTGGACGCGGCCGACGAGCTCGTGACCGTCAAAAAGGACCCGACATCCAACCGGTCGACGGTCGAGCGCGGCGAGGCGCTACTCGCCGCCGGAGTCACGGAGTGAGGACAGTGCCTCGCGCGCCGTCTCCGTGGTTCGGTAGCCCCGTTCGCCCGCGACCTCACACTCCTCGATCAGCCCCGCCGCCCGGAGCTCCGTGACGAGCCCATGGAAATCGCTCTCACAGAGGCTATCGAGCGAGAGCAGTTCGCGTACCGGTCGAGCGCCGGTATCCAGAAGACAGAGCAAGCCGAGCGTGCGGTCGTCGTGAACCGCGCGTAGAAGTCGTCTGACCGGCTCGTCGACCTCGCTGGCGGCGAGTTCGAGTGCAGAGGCACCCTCGATTGCCGACAACGAGTCGGTTTCGACGTATCGCTCCTCGCCCGTCCCGGGGTCGCGGACCAGACTCGATCCCTCGGATCGTTTGAGCAGGAGGTACCGCGAGCCATCGACGTCCTCGACGGTCTGCATGGCCCCTTTACATCCCTCGCCGGTTAGTCGCTGTCGGTGTCCAGCTCGTCGAAGTCGAGGGTCCAGTACTTGTAGATCCCCCGACCGAGCGCCAGCAGCCCGACCGCGAGCATGCCGCCGCCGAGATAGGTCCGTCCCTCGAAGACGAGAAACAGCGCCCCGACGCTGGCCGCGAGGACCCCGACGTTGAACAGGACGACGAGGGTCCAGAAGGCGCTCAGAAGGTCGGTCGATGTCCCCTCGGGGCCGAGCATCCCGTCGATCTCGGGCGCGACGTCCGGCGCCTCCGGGGTTTCGGGACCGAGGGTCGGTTCGCTCTCCTCGGGTTCGATAGCGGGGATCTCGGGGCCTAGATCGGGCTCCTCGGGCTCGTGCTCCGAGCGGTCGTCGGGAAACACACTCGGTGATCGGTCGACGGGAGCAAAAGCGATTCGACACGCGGCCGAATCAGAGTTGGTCGGGCAGCGAGACGGCGTGGCTCGTTTTGACCCACGCGAGCGGGTTTCGCACGTCATAGAACACGATGTCGCCACTGGCCTCGTAGGTTTCGACCGACTCGACCGCGTCGAGTTCCTGTTCGTCGTCGGTACCGCCCTCTCGTTCGTGATCGGCGCTTGACATCGTCGTCACCATTCTCCGGTATGTGTTAACATGATATATGTCTTGTTGCCGAGTCACATTATACCATAGTATTCGAACGAAGAGGATTTCGCCGGACGAACGGTGGATTCGCCGCTCGTTCGCCCTCGTCTCGCGTGTCTCGCACGGCGAACGACGGGTACTCCGCTCGGTAAACCACCGAGGTTTTAGCCCGCCCCAACCAACGAGCGGTAAATGGAGCAATCGGGACTCTCCGCCTACGGGGACGCGAGCGAGAGCAAGCGTCCGGCCGCGGAGGCGCGCGCGGTCGCCGGTAACGGCGGTCGGGACACCGACGAGGTGGTCGATATCGACGAACGGCGCTTCCCCGTAGTCGAGAGGACGATCGACCTCGGCGTCACACAGGTCAACTACACCATCGAGGAGACTTCCGAGGGTGAACGACCCGTCATGCACGTCTTCGGGCGGGACGACGCGGGCGAGGCCCACCACGTTCGCGCGTACGAGTTTCGGCCGTACTTCTACGCGCCCACCGCAAGTCTGAGCGACGGGGACCTGAACGACAGCCGGATCACCGGCTCCGAGGAGGGCTATCAGTCGATCCGGGGCGAGCAACTCACGAAGGTCTTCGGGCAAACCCCCCGGGACGTCGGGAACATGCGCGACCGGTTCGACCACTACGAGGCCGACATCCTCTTTCCCAACCGCCTGCTGATCGACAAGGGGATCAACAGCGGGATTCGGGTGCCCGACCGGCGTGACGACGACGGCTCCATTCGAGTCCACCACGAGGAGATCGAACCCGTCGAGGCAGAGGCCGACCTCCGGATCCACAACTTCGACCTGGAGGTCGACGATCGTTCAGGGTTCCCCGAGGAGGGCGAGGAGCCGATCGTCTGTCTGACCAGCCACGACTCGACGCGCGAGGAGTACATCGGCTGGCTGTACATCGCCCCCGCCGGCGACGGGACGGCCCCTGAGGACCTGCCGGAGTACGCTCCGATCACCGAGGACGCCGACATCGAGATCCGCGCCTTCGAGAGCGAGGAGGCGATGCTCGACGCCTACCTCACCTACCTCACCGAGACCGACCCCGACGTGCTCACGGGCTGGAACGTCGACGACTTCGACGCCCCGTACCTGATCGACCGCCTCGACCGTCTGGATCCGGCGACCGACTACGACCTCTCGATGGAGCGCCTTTCCAGAGTGAACGAGGTCTGGCGAAGCGACTGGCAGGGGCCCAACATCAAGGGCCGGGTCGTCTTCGACCTGCTCTATGCGTA from Halalkalicoccus subterraneus encodes the following:
- a CDS encoding DUF7322 domain-containing protein encodes the protein MFPDDRSEHEPEEPDLGPEIPAIEPEESEPTLGPETPEAPDVAPEIDGMLGPEGTSTDLLSAFWTLVVLFNVGVLAASVGALFLVFEGRTYLGGGMLAVGLLALGRGIYKYWTLDFDELDTDSD
- a CDS encoding DUF7346 family protein: MQTVEDVDGSRYLLLKRSEGSSLVRDPGTGEERYVETDSLSAIEGASALELAASEVDEPVRRLLRAVHDDRTLGLLCLLDTGARPVRELLSLDSLCESDFHGLVTELRAAGLIEECEVAGERGYRTTETAREALSSLRDSGGE
- a CDS encoding DUF7331 family protein encodes the protein MSSADHEREGGTDDEQELDAVESVETYEASGDIVFYDVRNPLAWVKTSHAVSLPDQL